Proteins encoded within one genomic window of Tigriopus californicus strain San Diego chromosome 12, Tcal_SD_v2.1, whole genome shotgun sequence:
- the LOC131892272 gene encoding uncharacterized protein LOC131892272: MNSVLEIEINARRDSCGSDNIGDRFGYGKMLLAILLRRKSQDAIASPTNGHDHQQTRDNQRQDGVSESDDLKSRQDSFCLTRIIFGLVVMVLLLIISTACAVSYIQASDAPSPLPPTSSLVSQSAKTYHSVFRDQNFYHNDTNMDFSQGVTSTPVDQEESEANSANPNESAIFEEKSWYEPAVNHEKDQWPILDGSASQASDNVTDHSLDKRILDLSDNLPSQSNASMTETLPDPSARIGSYVAYIPIPFDDDHDEDSEDEYYYDADEYENEAEEYEDYEDYDEDPPNRLDKHGPKNRRRYSGSHSSSRGGKRKSRPRGQRRKTSSNDRDQDDHHKMPFLVPLMVMPDQGNQDSSDSFGHDDGGEYVDEEELEFLDPDDIIETFQDFTTDDDDDTLNYAGENRLRPDQFAKRYMKNRRKPFRRNQSYRGGNRGQGGRHRVGSGGGRYNEYYNDYESDYNFGYWDDGPSYSGPRDHGDDYDRGSTGSGLRDYSPPRRNSGVRRPQFQDSGPRGYNRVGNRPVRHQTGYRGGNAGYGPPRLGNGPINPGPVDRRDGPPGYSPPPPNPFLHQMPGPPYPFPPPRAPNKPLDNTRIHPSKLDPVYQNPDGPGSPKEESTAKHLEEGAPQKAKRRNEDPSGKGATVIVVHQESPYPLNIIQNPVQGVQQSNPHMVSHHISSSKDTQDSIPNSITNILNRTLNSLDKQNIYNDLGPNLLLDGILPPEPPPRPPGPPLDVSLLNKGLLRENSFSKRMGSLGEFESMNVMSRVPPPPNFLANRLKNRRKPNWQRLPRIPGPNRNSLMQRRRPLPPLHLDDFAPTRSRRPIPSLSNRRGGDRHGQSQRRGPYHDVSEDKYEVELNDEDIEEDFHYDVEDHDEDFDRYNPNRGPSISNRRYQDVGESLADDPYSITRPYQDVQSLIDEEFQNNFQGFPKRVSSTEETYPPNIFNKRLPSTSPEDEYPNTVYIHPPTTRSPILRPPPLHPGVDIPGVSHPQDSGNIQDIIHHADGFNERIDYGHRNKNNADIELHEDYLEEEHGGDEGEKPSYSGYRPPIGYKGPTHPPSKVYHYPSYPGTNQYHPEPPSVTVVENNHGSYPNNYHHGTSYGSSDHDDDSEDTHSYEYTPDRRPKLPQVFTEVSPIKFDKHFNKFRPTEDHSHNTHDYEHSNEGHNSGYDHDHDNNNDDYNHPDFPKNPVFRPPQSTVIPPVFANNVRPESFSSPPGPDIYDGNGQLYPPDTSGEVIEHFEYKPANRPTYQPTSPPKPVPPPPVHYRPPSNFDTISQGIFNKINNLSNRIPNGPPGVHKPPQVLTDTYSQNDKPEVNMFPVPPESVHQGTHADNTKYHNHNNHNPTYHHPEQHHHNLPTQRPTVVYHNQHNDIYLPAEHDYKYNNANVYDPSHKPSFDVHNHKPETTEIYTPNNPHGPNTYVEYTSIPGNNHAYQNPSHHETLGHRPAVPLDYDPTRPDGPDYSTGTGYLEDKLFDAAPSPPKSHPMSIGLDVYPMDGTSKQGYPRGSSHDNKHEVLLHLNLFSKKPLDETNSVSIGPFSYNFERDNDNRRIQNDRMYHSIDQAPIIEDSPVANVRRKHLMEVMKQYGKTVLNEEETADDSSSHPLFGHINPVNLLKVFVDRSKQRMQGHHHTSSSNTNMIISKRKESQPPNLQNKETIQLLTKGKPWYGDPADSDSKPEPPYADFTESVLHVEDVNAQELTTPKSVIVPTTDFRPRQNRLEPDPAKPLDTGIPIIKRNNLTQTEGGEKDYEYYYYYYYDYVDPDDEELSNSVESLPNPSYQKLVSNGTLESDVTSTPKTAMKRQKVRRVKKGPPRKRLKEQNQEKNSNPLIVH; encoded by the exons ATGAATAGTGTCCTCGAGATTGAGATCAATGCACGACGAGATTCCTGTGGAAGCGACAACATTGGCGACAGGTTCGGCTATGGGAAAATGCTGCTAGCGATTCTCCTGAGGAGAAAATCCCAGGACGCAATTGCCTCGCCAACCAATGGCCACGATCATCAGCAAACTAGAGACAACCAACGACAAGATGGTGTGAGTGAGAGTGATGATCTCAAGTCAAGACAAGACAGTTTCTGTCTAACCAGAATTATCTTCGGACTAGTCGTGATGGTCCTACTACTC ATCATTTCCACAGCGTGCGCTGTGTCCTATATCCAAGCTTCGGACGCACCGTCTCCGTTGCCTCCAACCTCATCCCTTGTATCTCAAAGTGCCAAAACTTACCATTCAGTATTCAGAGACCAGAATTTTTACCACAATGACACCAACATGGATTTTAGCCAGGGTGTCACAAGTACTCCAGTTGATCAAGAGGAAAGTGAAGCCAATAGTGCAAACCCAAATGAGAGTGCGATATTTGAAGAGAAATCATGGTACGAACCTGCGGTCAACCATGAGAAGGATCAGTGGCCCATCCTGGATGGAAGTGCATCCCAAGCGTCAGACAATGTCACAGATCACAGCTTGGACAAGAGAATCCTCGACTTATCTGATAACTTACCGTCTCAATCCAATGCGTCCATGACGGAAACGCTTCCCGACCCTTCAGCCAGGATAGGAAGCTATGTGGCGTACATTCCAATCCCATTTGACGATGACCATGATGAAGACTCAGAAGATGAGTATTACTACGACGCCGACGAATATGAGAACGAGGCAGAAGAGTACGAAGATTACGAGGATTATGACGAGGATCCTCCCAATAGATTGGATAAGCATGGACCAAAGAATCGCAGACGCTATTCTGGATCCCACTCCTCAAGCCGTGGGGGCAAACGAAAATCCAGACCACGAGGCCAAAGGAGGAAAACCTCCTCCAATGACAGAGATCAAGATGATCATCATAAGATGCCTTTCCTAGTCCCATTAATGGTAATGCCTGATCAAGGG AATCAAGATTCATCAGATAGTTTTGGGCACGATGATGGTGGTGAGTACGTGGATGAGGAGGAGCTGGAGTTTCTTGACCCAGATGACATTATTGAGACATTTCAAGACTTTACAAcagatgacgatgacgatacACTGAACTACGCGGGCGAAAACCGTCTGAGACCGGATCAGTTTGCTAAAAG GTACATGAAGAACAGGCGAAAACCCTTCCGCCGAAACCAATCCTACAGAGGAGGCAATCGTGGTCAGGGAGGAAGGCACAGAGTGGGTAGTGGGGGTGGACGATACAATGAGTACTACAATGATTATGAATCTGATTACAACTTTGGATACTGGGATGATGGTCCCAGTTACTCTGGGCCCAGGGATCATGGAGATGACTATGACAGAGGATCCACAGGATCAGGGCTTCGAGATTATTCGCCTCCCCGGAGAAACAGTGGTGTGCGAAGACCCCAATTCCAGGACTCTGGTCCAAGGGGGTATAACAGAGTAGGGAACCGACCCGTTAGACACCAGACTGGCTACAGAGGTGGGAATGCTGGGTATGGTCCACCAAGACTGGGCAATGGTCCGATCAATCCTGGACCTGTAGATAGAAGAGATGGTCCTCCAGGGTACTCACCTCCGCCGCCAAATCCTTTCCTCCATCAAATGCCTGGACCCCCCTATCCATTCCCACCTCCACGTGCCCCAAATAAACCTCTGGATAATACTCGCATTCATCCATCAAAATTGGATCCTGTTTACCAAAACCCCGATGGTCCAGGATCACCAAAGGAAGAGAGTACCGCCAAGCACTTGGAAGAGGGAGCTCCCCAGAAGGCGAAACGTAGAAATGAAGATCCATCTGGCAAAGGAGCCACAGTCATTGTGGTTCATCAAGAAAGTCCATACCCACTCAATATCATTCAAAACCCAGTTCAAGGAGTCCAACAGTCAAACCCTCATATGGTGTCCCATCACATTTCTTCTAGTAAGGATACCCAAGATTCCATTCCGAACTCAATCACAAATATCTTAAACCGCACGTTGAATTCCTTGGACAAGCAAAATATATACAATGATCTTGGACCAAATTTGCTCTTAGATGGAATTCTTCCCCCAGAACCTCCGCCGCGTCCCCCAGGACCCCCATTAGATGTCAGTTTGTTGAATAAGGGTCTTCTGAGAGAAAACTCCTTTTCAAAACGAATGGGAAGTTTGGGCGAGTTTGAGTCCATGAATGTCATGTCTCGAGTTCCACCTCCTCCCAACTTTCTCGCTAATCGCCTAAAGAACAGACGCAAGCCCAATTGGCAGCGATTGCCCCGTATTCCGGGTCCAAACCGAAACTCTCTTATGCAAAGACGCCGACCCCTTCCTCCATTACATTTAGATGATTTCGCCCCCACAAGAAGTAGAAGACCTATCCCTTCATTATCAAATCGTCGAGGCGGGGACAGGCATGGACAGTCTCAACGTCGGGGTCCTTACCATGATGTCAGTGAAGACAAATATGAGgttgaattgaatgatgagGATATTGAAGAAGACTTTCATTATGATGTTGAAGACCATGATGAGGACTTTGATCGATATAACCCAAACCGTGGTCCTTCAATCAGCAATAGGCGTTATCAAGATGTTGGGGAGAGCTTAGCCGATGATCCATATTCTATAACACGTCCTTACCAGGATGTCCAGAGCCTTATTGATGAGGAGTTTCAAAACAACTTTCAAGGCTTCCCCAAAAGAGTCAGCTCAACTGAAGAAACTTATCCTCCAAACATTTTTAACAAACGTCTCCCATCTACATCCCCTGAGGACGAGTACCCAAATACAGTGTATATACATCCACCCACCACAAGAAGTCCAATACTAAGACCCCCACCCCTGCACCCTGGTGTAGATATACCTGGAGTGTCCCATCCTCAGGATTCTGGGAACATTCAAGACATCATTCATCATGCGGACGGATTTAACGAAAGGATTGATTATGGACACCGGAACAAGAACAATGCTGACATTGAACTGCATGAGGACTATTTGGAGGAAGAACATGGTGGAGACGAGGGGGAAAAGCCAAGTTACAGTGGGTACAGGCCTCCAATTGGATACAAAGGGCCGACTCATCCACCATCCAAGGTGTATCATTATCCATCATATCCTGGAACCAACCAATATCACCCGGAGCCCCCTTCAGTAACTGTTGTTGAAAACAATCATGGCTCCTACCCAAACAACTATCACCATGGAACTTCTTATGGTTCTTCTGACCATGATGATGACTCAGAGGACACCCATAGCTATGAATACACCCCTGATAGACGACCCAAGCTGCCCCAGGTGTTCACAGAAGTCAGCCCTATAAAATTTGATAaacatttcaacaaatttaGACCCACAGAGGATCACAGCCACAACACACATGACTATGAACATAGCAATGAAGGCCATAATTCTGGCTATGATCACGACCacgacaacaacaatgatGACTACAATCATCCAGACTTTCCTAAGAACCCAGTTTTCCGACCTCCACAATCCACAGTCATTCCCCCAGTTTTTGCAAACAACGTTCGACCGGAATCCTTTTCCAGTCCTCCTGGTCCTGATATCTATGACGGAAATGGCCAACTTTACCCGCCAGATACGAGTGGGGAGGTGATTGAGCATTTCGAGTACAAACCCGCCAATAGACCCACTTACCAGCCAACCTCTCCGCCTAAACCCGTTCCACCGCCACCAGTTCATTATCGACCCCCAAGTAATTTTGACACAATCAGTCAGGGGATCTTTAACAAGATCAATAACCTGTCCAACCGAATCCCTAATGGACCGCCCGGCGTCCACAAG CCTCCACAAGTTCTCACCGACACATATTCACAAAACGACAAGCCAGAGGTGAATATGTTCCCAGTACCCCCCGAAAGTGTTCACCAGGGCACTCATGCAGACAATACTAAATACCATAACCATAATAACCATAACCCCACATACCACCATCCAGAGCAACATCACCACAACTTACCCACTCAAAGACCCACAGTGGTCTACCATAACCAACATAACGACATCTACTTACCCGCTGAGCACGATTACAAGTATAACAATGCTAATGTCTATGATCCCAGTCACAAACCTTCATTTGATGTGCATAACCACAAACCGGAAACCACTGAGATTTACACTCCTAACAACCCCCATGGCCCAAACACATATGTGGAATACACCAGCATTCCGGGAAACAACCATGCCTACCAGAATCCCAGTCATCATGAGACTTTGGGGCACAGGCCTGCAGTTCCCCTGGATTACGACCCAACCCGTCCCGATGGTCCTGATTACTCCACTGGCACGGGATATCTTGAAGACAAGCTCTTTGATGCCGCCCCCTCTCCTCCTAAATCTCATCCCATGAGCATTGGCTTGGACGTGTATCCAATGGATGGCACATCAAAACAAGGATACCCCCGGGGCTCGTCCCATGATAACAAGCATGAGGTACTCCTTCATCTGAACCTTTTCTCTAAGAAACCTTTGGACGAGACTAATTCGGTGTCTATTGGACCGTTTTCCTACAATTTTGAAAG GGACAATGACAATCGAAGGATACAAAACGATCGGATGTATCACAGCATTGACCAGGCTCCAATCATTGAGGACTCGCCGGTGGCCAATGTTCGACGGAAACATCTCATGGAAGTGATGAAACAATATGGCAAGACTGTTCTTAATGAAGAGGAGACTGCAGATGATTCTAGTAGCCATCCCTTATTTGGTCACATCAACCCGGTCAACCTACTCAAGGTCTTTGTTGACAGGAGTAAACAAAGGATGCAAG GACACCATCACACATCATCAAGCAACACAAATATGATCATATCCAAGCGAAAGGAGTCCCAGCCTCCCAACCTCCAAAACAAGGAGACCATTCAGCTTTTGACCAAAGGCAAGCCTTGGTATGGCGACCCTGCCGATTCCGATTCAAAACCTGAGCCTCCTTACGCCGACTTCACAGAATCGGTTCTCCACGTGGAGGATGTCAATGCTCAAGAACTCACCACGCCCAAGAGTGTGATTGTTCCAACCACAGATTTTAGACCAAGACAGAACCGGCTTGAACCTGACCCAGCTAAACCTCTTGACACTGGCATTCCAATTATCAAGAGAAATAATTTGACTCAAACGGAAGGGGGAGAAAAGGATTatgaatattattattattactactatgATTATGTAGATCCGGATGACGAAGAGCTCTCCAATAGCGTGGAGAGTCTCCCCAATCCTTCCTATCAGAAGTTGGTTTCAAATGGAACCCTGGAAAGTGATGTTACTTCAACGCCAAAGACAGCGATGAAAAGACAGAAAGTGCGTCGCGTCAAAAAAGGACCTCCCAGGAAAAGGCTAAAGGAGCAGAATCAAgagaaaaattcaaatcccCTGATAGTGCATTGA